The Psychromonas sp. MME1 genome window below encodes:
- a CDS encoding glycosyl transferase family protein has product MFSEYIKITGRGEKGRRPLTQKEAYDALSCYLNGDAELLQLAVLLMLQRVRCETADEAAGYIQALRDVIDPQWKKLSVDLDWPCFAGKKRQPPWLLLAAKVIASQGKRILLHGHNSIDAVKFQIEEACPTLNIKIAETPEQAELFLSESNICYLPLSAYCPELVPLLALRDKVGLRTPLNTVARSLNPSNAPFAIHGVFHKGYEKLHAQAALLTAEQNMIAFKGEGGESEVNPRVSSDICGVQQIDGEATYFEEEWPTYLIEASGAHSEVSAQYLQNVWSGNVQDEYGDAAVICTIALLLKQFDRQRSQQDCLGEAQRLWEKRDKNS; this is encoded by the coding sequence ATGTTTAGTGAATATATAAAAATTACCGGGCGCGGTGAAAAAGGGCGACGCCCTTTAACGCAAAAAGAAGCCTATGATGCTTTGTCTTGCTACCTAAATGGTGATGCTGAATTATTACAGCTAGCCGTATTGTTGATGTTGCAACGGGTACGCTGCGAAACAGCAGATGAGGCTGCTGGTTACATTCAAGCCCTACGCGATGTGATCGATCCTCAGTGGAAAAAACTTAGTGTAGATCTTGATTGGCCCTGTTTTGCGGGAAAAAAACGTCAGCCTCCTTGGTTATTATTAGCAGCCAAAGTGATCGCTTCGCAGGGTAAACGCATCCTTTTACATGGACATAATTCCATTGATGCGGTTAAATTTCAGATAGAAGAAGCTTGTCCTACGCTCAATATTAAAATTGCTGAAACACCTGAGCAAGCAGAGCTGTTCCTTTCTGAAAGTAATATCTGTTACCTTCCTTTATCTGCGTATTGCCCTGAGCTTGTGCCGTTGTTAGCCCTGCGCGATAAAGTGGGGTTACGCACACCTCTTAATACCGTCGCACGTAGCCTTAATCCAAGTAACGCACCTTTTGCTATTCACGGCGTTTTTCATAAAGGTTATGAAAAACTGCATGCGCAAGCCGCGTTATTAACTGCTGAACAGAATATGATCGCCTTTAAGGGTGAGGGCGGTGAGAGTGAGGTTAATCCAAGGGTAAGTAGTGATATTTGTGGCGTGCAACAGATTGATGGTGAGGCGACCTATTTTGAAGAAGAGTGGCCTACTTATTTAATTGAAGCGAGTGGCGCACATAGCGAAGTATCAGCTCAATATTTACAAAACGTTTGGTCTGGAAATGTGCAAGATGAGTACGGTGATGCCGCAGTGATCTGTACTATTGCGTTATTACTAAAACAATTCGATAGGCAACGTAGTCAACAAGATTGTTTGGGTGAGGCGCAACGTTTATGGGAAAAACGAGATAAAAATAGTTAA
- a CDS encoding peptidoglycan binding protein CsiV, with protein MNYRLILPLILLLHAFPASAEERWFEIELLLFQRNVKLQDVSEHLTNDNINIDLSNSIPLIKTETALDCYETTTCLHVSHPVLIDSTLFDSENNNFQRLTNGQLQLSVEREKLNRHAAYTPVLHLAWRMPVKNRYAAKPIHIFAGENFAQSSADKSNASQELQDSLSNEIAIAVNQEATPPAVDKWAIDGNFTVYLDHFLYIDSQLIIRQQVQQATPTAATQQNQSVEVVSSENDVQIIKQSEAIMPMAMQEVTKLTDVLFDQSRRLRSGEIHYFDHPLMGMIVQIRKIPAQEN; from the coding sequence TTGAATTACAGACTTATATTGCCATTAATATTACTACTGCATGCCTTTCCTGCCAGCGCTGAGGAGAGATGGTTTGAAATCGAACTATTGCTCTTTCAACGTAATGTTAAGCTACAAGATGTTAGCGAACATTTAACAAATGATAATATTAATATTGATCTATCAAACAGTATACCGCTAATCAAAACAGAAACGGCGTTAGATTGCTATGAAACAACAACCTGCTTACATGTTAGTCATCCTGTACTGATTGATAGCACGCTTTTTGATTCTGAAAATAACAATTTTCAACGACTAACAAATGGTCAATTACAATTAAGTGTAGAGCGAGAAAAATTAAATCGACATGCAGCTTATACGCCCGTACTGCATTTAGCTTGGCGCATGCCTGTCAAGAATCGTTATGCAGCAAAACCTATTCATATTTTTGCAGGTGAAAATTTTGCACAGAGTAGCGCAGATAAAAGCAACGCTTCACAAGAATTACAAGATAGTTTAAGCAATGAAATAGCTATCGCGGTTAATCAAGAAGCGACTCCCCCCGCCGTCGACAAATGGGCTATAGATGGTAATTTCACCGTCTACTTGGACCATTTTTTATATATTGATAGTCAGCTAATCATTCGCCAACAAGTACAACAAGCAACGCCAACCGCAGCAACGCAACAGAATCAATCCGTTGAGGTTGTTAGTAGTGAAAATGATGTACAAATTATTAAACAGAGTGAAGCAATAATGCCGATGGCGATGCAAGAGGTTACAAAACTTACCGACGTTTTATTTGACCAAAGCCGCCGCTTACGCAGTGGTGAGATACACTATTTTGACCACCCTCTGATGGGCATGATTGTACAAATTAGAAAAATCCCAGCGCAGGAGAATTAA
- the mfd gene encoding transcription-repair coupling factor, whose protein sequence is MKPVQLLSIPTLKNNNDRLLLANLQGSSQALAISECAKLQSSPLILIVNDTPSALKLRQELSYFVEDKLELIDFPDWETLPYDHFSPHQDIISTRIETLYRLPQMQGGILIVPITTLLLRLAPLSYLQQHTLIVKNGQTIDPQQFRANLQEAGYYAVEQVMDHGEFCARGSLLDIYPMGSQQPYRIDFFDNEIDSIRPFDSESQRSLKPVKEIKLLPAHEFATDADALQRFKIKFKEKFNSPLSSSKESIYNTIEQANLPAGIEYYLPLFFEQTATLFDYLPSNSRLAIVGDINQASMDFWHNLQSRYEERCVDLYRPLLPPAELYLRHEQCFEQLNKWPRYFFSQAPINEHKAGNTNFDISLVENVQIEHKKNNPLEKIAHFITHFDGKILFSVESPGRKESLLELLAPLKMKIAEFSSFTSFAGNTKAVGVTISHVAKSFILNSSKIAFITENELLGIKVSLRGRRNEANDENFNAEHTLRNLEELKIGQPVVHIDHGVGKYLGLQTIENAGNVTEFVTLEYLRGDKLYVPVTALHLISRYSGHDVDNAPINKLGNDTWQKAKKRAAEKVRDVAAELLDVYAQRAAKIGFQYKLNKANYAIFRNDFPFEETYNQSLSINAVISDMCSKQPMDRLVCGDVGFGKTEVAMRAAFIATDNLRQVALLVPTTLLAQQHYESFKDRFANWPVRIEVLSRFKTAKQQKQILQETIEGKIDILIGTHKLLSSDLKFSDIGLLIIDEEHRFGVRQKEKIKALRAQVDILTLTATPIPRTLNMSMNGMRDLSIIATPPSKRLAVKTFVQQKTDQVISDAITREIMRGGQVYFLHNEVATIEKAAADIQHLLPQAKVAVAHGQMNEHQLERIMTDFYHQRQNVLVCTTIIETGIDIPSANTIIINRADHLGLAQLHQLRGRVGRSHHQAYAYLLTPNEKLMSKDAKKRLDAISSLNTLGAGFTLATHDLEIRGAGELLGDEQSGQISSIGYNLYMEMLNQAVTALQNGKEPTLEYLLATQAEVELHIPALIPDNYIHDVNMRLALYKRIANSKDITNLKELQVEMIDRFGLLPDATKNLIAITTFKQQAGSLGIQRLEAHAKGGHVIFTENTSVDPMFLVSLLQKDTKTFKLEGPTKLKFNIDLTDTRLRISWITELLDDFSAHTLK, encoded by the coding sequence ATGAAGCCAGTGCAACTATTATCGATTCCAACACTCAAAAATAATAATGACCGTTTATTACTCGCCAATTTACAGGGCAGCAGCCAAGCATTGGCAATTAGTGAGTGCGCGAAACTGCAATCATCGCCACTCATTTTAATCGTTAACGATACGCCAAGTGCATTAAAGTTACGCCAAGAATTAAGCTATTTTGTTGAGGATAAACTTGAGCTAATTGATTTTCCCGATTGGGAAACGTTACCCTATGACCATTTTTCACCGCATCAAGATATTATTTCTACCCGTATAGAAACCTTGTATCGCTTACCGCAGATGCAAGGGGGCATATTAATTGTCCCCATAACCACGCTTTTACTGAGGCTAGCTCCCTTATCCTATTTACAGCAGCACACGTTAATTGTTAAAAATGGACAGACAATTGATCCGCAACAATTCCGCGCAAATTTACAAGAAGCGGGTTACTATGCCGTTGAACAGGTTATGGACCATGGCGAATTTTGTGCGCGCGGCTCACTACTTGATATATATCCCATGGGCAGTCAACAGCCCTACCGTATCGATTTTTTTGACAATGAAATTGACTCTATCCGCCCCTTTGACAGTGAAAGTCAACGCTCATTAAAGCCAGTCAAAGAGATAAAATTACTCCCCGCACATGAATTTGCAACGGACGCTGATGCATTACAACGTTTTAAAATAAAGTTTAAAGAAAAATTCAATTCTCCACTATCAAGTAGTAAAGAATCGATTTACAACACCATAGAACAGGCAAATTTACCTGCGGGTATTGAATATTATCTGCCACTTTTTTTTGAGCAAACCGCTACCCTTTTTGACTATCTACCAAGTAACTCTCGCCTTGCTATCGTCGGTGATATTAACCAAGCCAGCATGGATTTTTGGCATAATTTACAGTCGCGTTACGAAGAGCGTTGTGTCGACCTCTATCGCCCTCTCTTGCCGCCAGCGGAGTTATATCTACGCCATGAACAATGTTTCGAACAATTAAATAAATGGCCTCGCTATTTTTTCTCGCAGGCGCCAATTAACGAGCATAAAGCAGGAAATACCAACTTCGATATATCGCTCGTTGAAAATGTTCAAATCGAGCATAAAAAAAATAACCCACTGGAAAAAATTGCCCATTTTATTACTCATTTCGATGGCAAAATTCTTTTTAGTGTTGAATCGCCAGGGCGTAAAGAATCGCTATTAGAATTATTAGCACCGTTAAAGATGAAAATAGCTGAGTTTAGCTCATTTACATCTTTTGCCGGCAACACAAAAGCTGTCGGTGTAACCATCAGCCATGTAGCAAAAAGTTTTATATTAAATAGCAGCAAAATCGCATTTATTACCGAAAATGAACTATTAGGGATTAAAGTATCACTACGTGGGCGTCGTAATGAAGCAAATGATGAAAACTTTAATGCTGAACATACGCTGCGTAATTTAGAAGAGCTTAAAATTGGCCAACCCGTTGTCCATATTGATCACGGGGTTGGCAAATATCTTGGCTTACAAACCATCGAAAATGCAGGAAATGTCACTGAATTTGTCACATTAGAATATCTAAGAGGCGATAAGCTTTATGTCCCCGTGACCGCTTTACACCTGATAAGCCGCTATAGTGGGCATGACGTCGACAATGCCCCAATTAATAAACTTGGTAATGACACTTGGCAAAAAGCCAAAAAACGCGCCGCTGAAAAAGTGCGCGATGTTGCCGCAGAGCTGCTCGATGTCTACGCACAACGCGCAGCTAAAATAGGATTTCAATATAAACTTAATAAAGCTAATTATGCAATATTTCGTAATGACTTCCCCTTTGAAGAGACCTACAATCAATCCCTTTCTATCAATGCAGTGATTTCCGATATGTGCTCTAAGCAGCCAATGGATAGATTAGTTTGTGGTGATGTGGGTTTTGGTAAAACGGAGGTCGCAATGCGTGCTGCTTTTATTGCGACTGATAACTTGCGTCAAGTGGCACTGCTTGTGCCTACGACATTATTAGCCCAACAACACTATGAAAGCTTTAAAGATCGATTTGCCAATTGGCCTGTGCGTATTGAGGTATTATCTCGATTTAAAACGGCTAAACAGCAAAAACAGATACTGCAAGAGACCATTGAAGGCAAAATTGACATTTTGATTGGTACACATAAATTATTAAGCAGTGACCTTAAGTTTTCTGACATCGGTTTACTGATTATTGATGAAGAGCATCGATTTGGAGTGCGCCAAAAAGAAAAAATTAAAGCTTTACGGGCACAAGTCGATATTTTAACTCTCACAGCAACGCCTATTCCAAGAACATTAAATATGTCCATGAACGGGATGCGTGACCTCTCCATCATCGCTACCCCACCTTCAAAACGGTTAGCGGTTAAAACCTTTGTGCAACAAAAAACCGACCAAGTCATTAGTGATGCCATCACGCGTGAAATCATGCGTGGTGGTCAGGTCTACTTTTTACATAATGAAGTCGCTACCATTGAGAAAGCGGCAGCAGATATTCAACATTTACTACCGCAAGCTAAAGTCGCTGTCGCACATGGCCAGATGAATGAACATCAGTTAGAACGGATTATGACCGATTTTTATCATCAAAGACAAAATGTCCTCGTCTGTACCACTATTATTGAAACCGGTATCGATATCCCCAGTGCTAATACGATTATTATCAATCGAGCTGATCACTTGGGCCTTGCACAATTACACCAACTGCGCGGTCGTGTTGGACGTTCACACCATCAAGCTTATGCTTACCTGCTTACACCGAATGAAAAATTAATGAGTAAAGATGCTAAAAAACGCCTTGATGCCATCTCATCATTAAATACGCTCGGAGCAGGCTTTACACTGGCAACACACGATTTGGAGATCCGTGGAGCAGGTGAACTACTAGGGGATGAGCAATCTGGCCAAATTAGTAGCATTGGTTATAACTTGTATATGGAAATGCTCAATCAGGCAGTGACAGCATTACAAAATGGTAAAGAACCAACGCTTGAATATCTACTTGCGACTCAAGCAGAAGTGGAATTGCATATTCCAGCCCTTATCCCGGATAATTATATTCATGATGTTAATATGCGCCTGGCCTTATACAAACGGATAGCTAACAGTAAAGATATAACTAACTTAAAAGAATTGCAGGTGGAGATGATCGATCGTTTTGGTTTATTACCCGATGCAACGAAGAACTTAATTGCAATCACCACATTCAAACAACAAGCAGGCTCACTTGGTATACAGCGTCTAGAAGCTCATGCTAAGGGAGGGCATGTCATATTTACAGAAAACACTTCCGTTGATCCTATGTTCTTAGTTTCTTTACTGCAAAAAGATACAAAAACATTTAAACTAGAAGGCCCAACGAAACTTAAATTTAACATTGATCTAACGGATACTCGATTAAGAATTAGCTGGATCACAGAACTGCTGGATGATTTTTCAGCGCATACGCTCAAATAA
- a CDS encoding PilZ domain-containing protein, with the protein MTKHEYFLVHYQLAINVQPLQDDESIPEQGQFEAEIPAPFRMASDLSELDSTALHRLKLNNETTQTLWQFLDTQNQKINILLTYILSQQDESQYRFKTDAFSAGCCLFDCSGKNFYLSQLVRLKIFLPEESAAIYCYARVTNIDGTSVQLTYQRIREEDRELLIRSTLHIQSKQLKLRAEQRTQSI; encoded by the coding sequence ATGACCAAACATGAATACTTTTTGGTGCACTATCAGCTTGCAATTAATGTTCAACCTCTGCAAGACGATGAAAGTATTCCAGAACAAGGGCAATTTGAAGCGGAGATCCCCGCCCCTTTTCGTATGGCCAGCGACCTTTCTGAACTTGACTCTACAGCGTTGCATCGACTAAAACTAAACAATGAAACAACGCAAACTTTATGGCAATTCTTAGATACACAAAATCAAAAAATAAATATATTGCTAACTTACATATTAAGTCAGCAAGATGAAAGCCAATACCGTTTTAAAACCGATGCATTCAGTGCCGGTTGTTGTTTATTTGATTGCTCAGGAAAAAACTTTTATTTATCACAACTGGTACGCTTAAAAATTTTTTTACCTGAAGAGTCTGCTGCGATCTACTGCTATGCAAGGGTAACCAATATCGATGGAACATCTGTTCAATTAACCTATCAGCGAATACGCGAAGAAGATCGCGAATTACTGATTCGTAGTACATTACATATTCAGTCCAAGCAACTCAAACTGCGTGCAGAGCAACGCACACAATCAATTTAA
- a CDS encoding lipoprotein-releasing ABC transporter permease subunit: MFYPLSAFIGLRYTKSKRNNKFVSFVSLFSTGGITLGVLALITVLSVMNGFENELKTRILGAVPHAIISNEQQTLSDWHDQIPEIEAIDEVKSVEPIVSSEAIVQTATSLQGVIFEGVDPLLYGADVVKSGMYVGDISDLTVGSYHIIIGKNLARQLGVTLGDKVRVISARGSRYTPLGRMPSQRNFTVAGLFDVGSDVDQQLVLMNVDDAARLVRINDGQVTGLRIYLFDPFAIESWHSPSLKPGQLLTDWRSSHGELFAAVKMEKNMIWLLLCLIIAVAAFNILSSSVMVVSDKSAEVAILKTLGIEGRTLNLIFIIQGAWSGIIGAFVGTIMGILLSSYINEIMSILGLHLLSNASGGERILPVLFEPMQIIVIMLSAMLLSLVATLYPAYRAGKVSPVEALRYE, encoded by the coding sequence ATGTTTTACCCCCTCAGTGCTTTTATCGGCTTACGCTATACAAAATCAAAACGTAATAATAAATTTGTCTCCTTTGTTTCCCTTTTTTCTACGGGCGGGATCACCTTAGGCGTGTTAGCTTTAATAACCGTGTTATCGGTAATGAATGGTTTTGAAAATGAGTTAAAAACACGCATTTTAGGAGCAGTACCGCACGCGATTATCAGTAATGAACAACAAACCCTGAGCGATTGGCATGATCAAATACCGGAAATTGAAGCGATTGATGAGGTTAAAAGTGTTGAACCCATCGTTAGCAGTGAAGCAATAGTGCAAACGGCGACTAGCTTGCAAGGTGTTATATTTGAAGGGGTTGATCCTCTTTTATATGGTGCAGATGTCGTTAAATCCGGCATGTATGTAGGGGATATTAGTGATTTAACGGTAGGTAGTTACCATATTATTATCGGCAAAAATTTAGCGCGCCAACTCGGTGTAACCCTTGGCGATAAAGTACGCGTTATCTCTGCAAGGGGGAGTCGTTATACTCCGCTTGGGCGTATGCCTAGCCAGCGCAACTTTACCGTTGCCGGTTTATTTGATGTTGGCTCTGATGTGGATCAGCAACTGGTTTTGATGAATGTTGATGATGCGGCACGTTTAGTACGTATTAATGATGGGCAAGTGACCGGATTGCGTATCTATCTCTTTGACCCTTTTGCCATTGAATCTTGGCATTCTCCAAGTTTAAAACCGGGGCAATTACTCACTGATTGGCGGAGTAGCCATGGAGAGTTATTTGCTGCCGTGAAGATGGAAAAGAATATGATTTGGTTACTACTTTGTTTAATCATTGCCGTTGCCGCATTTAATATTCTCTCGTCATCGGTGATGGTTGTCAGTGATAAAAGTGCTGAAGTCGCTATTTTGAAAACCTTAGGCATTGAGGGAAGAACGCTTAATCTAATTTTTATTATTCAAGGAGCATGGAGCGGTATTATCGGCGCATTCGTTGGTACCATCATGGGGATTTTATTAAGTAGTTATATTAACGAAATTATGTCGATTTTAGGTTTACACCTTCTTTCAAACGCATCGGGAGGAGAGCGAATCCTTCCTGTGCTGTTTGAACCCATGCAAATTATCGTGATTATGCTGTCAGCGATGCTATTGAGCTTAGTTGCCACATTATACCCAGCATACCGCGCCGGAAAAGTTAGTCCCGTTGAGGCATTAAGATATGAATAA